The genomic segment TCACACCTTTTATTCTagcttttacttttttttaacattCTACCTTGTAGAAGAGTACTTCAATAATGACAACTAAACATAAGAGTTGCGTTTGTCGTGAAACTTAACTCAACACCTTATGCTATGAGCTAACGACGATCATGCACgtacactacaagaaagtatagaaatcacaataaatttttttatatttgacaataacttagttttattattggcaaataatttttttgttgccaaagaatttaattttgttgtcatagtattaattattgttgcaaaaagtacttttggcaacaaaaattttttttttgcatgttgTTGCAATAATAGCCGTTGGAAAAAGTTCatgcaataatttttttttttttattgccaaaagtattttttgtaacaataatcaatctatggcaacaacaaaaaaatttattgtcaaatataatttttcttatagTGAGAAATGTTTGCACCTTGTATAAGTTAGACGGAATTCAAAGTAAAGTCATTGTGCACCCCAATAGCTAGCTAACATCTTTCAACTAATTGTCATGTTTGTTAGCACACTTTCTCTCCTTCTGTCACTTCGAAAAgacttttcaatatttgattacAATGACTCATTCGAACGAGTAGTGGCGgagtcaaaattttaattaaatgaattcaAAATATAATGAAGTAAGCATATAAATAAGCTAAGGAGATTcaacatttattatatatacataaaaaaaaatgttaatctCTACTTGCTTCCAAGCATCTTTCTTTGAAGTTATCTCCCTTTAACGGACTCTATCCAGAACACCAATAGCCTTCAAAGagaattctttctttctttcaattcgGTTCGTTAGAAGCACTTCATTAGGTAGATTACAGAACTACGTAGAATTGGACTATCACGCCTTCTGTTCtagctttattttcttgaaatattCTATCCAATAGAAGAATACTTCAATAATGACTACTAAACATAAGGGTTGCGTTTGTTGTGGAACTTAACTCAACACCTCACGCTATGAGCTGACGGCAACCATGTACCATGTGTCTGCACCTTGTATAAGTTGGACGGAGCTTAAAAATGCAAAGTCTTTATCAGAGAAAGTCAGTGTGCACCCGCCTAACTCGCTAAGTTCTTTCCACTAATTGTTATATTAGCTGGGACGCCTTCTCTCCTTCTGTCACTTCAAAAAGACTTCTCAATATTTGATTATAATGACTCATTTGGACGAGCACTGGCGGAAAATTCTTACTAACgggttcaaaatataatgaAGTAAGCATACAAAAAAGTTAAGGgaattcaacatctactatatatacataaaacataattttaaccttatacTTGTTGGGCTAAACGGTCTAAAGATACTCtgaacatgatgtgatattgtccgctttggttCAAGCCCGCAtggttttccccaaaaggcctcacatcattaggagtatccaactccttataagtagctccttttttcttttcagctaccaatgtggtactttattcgcacacccaacaatctccccctcgaaTTAAGTTCCAATGACTCATTACGGGTTAAAGATTCAACATGTCAATGTGTCACCCACATCGTCAGAGTATTTACGGTCACCGAAGCCCAAAAACTGTGTATGCGTCTTCGAAGCTACGGGTAAAGGTTGTAAACCGGTCCACATGACTCATTACGGGTCAGAGATTCAACGTGTCAATGTGTTACCCACATTGTCAGAGTATTTACGGTCACTAAAGCCCAAAGGCTGTGTATGCGTCTTCTAAGCTACGGGTAAAGGTTGTAAACCGGCTCATACACgggcaaaggcactaagccGGCTCCCACGCCACACTCCGTCATCTTCGCATTCGTCCCGCCAAACCATTGACAATACctcctttgtttcaatttatgtgaactcatttgactgggcacaaagttcaggaaaaaagagaagacttcTGAACTTATAGGGTAAAATGAGACAcatatatttgtgtggttataaatcattacATAAAGATAAATTGAttccaaatatgaaaataagtcattctttttgggacagactaagaaagaaataagttcacataaattgaaatggagggagtatgtgTAGTGCATCCACTTGGCTGCGCCCCTGCGAATGAGTATGATATATGGGTGTAAAAGCAAATTAAATTAATCCAACTAAGTAATAAATTTCTAAGTACTAATATAAATGCAggttattaaagaaaatcactCTTTTCAACACTGCTAATACTAGGCAAAATCACTATTTTCAACACTGCTGATACTAGGCGCCACACCATACTCACTTCACTACACTTGCTATGCTATGCTTAGCTTCAACCAAACTCCACCATATTCACAACCCCCACTCTAAACCCTAGCTATCCCtcatctcctctctctctctctctctctgcaaCTCCATGTATATGAAGCTGTTTGGGATTCCCagctttcatttttttataaacaaTACCTTACattaatttcttctttcaactgcatatttgattttattccaagtttgtttcctttttctctttgttttttttctttctcactAAACCAATTAGATTTGTATGAAATTGAGTCCTCCATGGCTTCAGCTTGCATAAACAACATAAGTATGTCACCTGAGAATTTTCCCGATTGTTCTTCAACCAAATATAACTCCTACAGCTGGTTAAGTCCTCGAATCTCCAATGACAAAGCAACTCCTTCAGATAAGCCGGAAGTATTACTAGATCCAGAAGTTGCCCTAAACGAAATGGCAGATTTCGAGTTTCGACTCGAAGATCCAGTGAATATGTTACCTGCAGATGAGCTTTTCTCTGACGGAAAACTCATGCCTCTGCAGCTCCCGGCGATCCGTCCGGCAGAGGTAGCAACCTCTACCTCAGCTGGTGTTAGATCGCCAGAGACGCCAAAACTCCGTATGAGAAATGAGATTTCTCGTACGGAGTTCTCTCCCAAAGCTCCTAGATGTTCTAGTAGGTGGAGAGAGCTTCTAGGCTTGAAGAAATTGCCTAACGACAAGCTAGaagctcaaaaaaattgtttagcTCAGTTGGCAGAACGCAAGGCTCTTAACCATGTGATCGATGGTCAAAAAAACAGTAGCacaaacaacacacataaatcTCTGAAAAATTTCCTCAATCGCAGCTCAAAATCTTCCAATTATTCTTCCATTGATGACTCCTCTATTAACCTTCCGTTACTCAATAAGGACTATGATAACGAGTCGATATCAATTACTAGTTCCAGATTATCACTTTCATCATCTTCCTCATCAGGCCACGAACACGATGATCTTCCTAGACTTTCACTTGATTCCGATAAACCAAGTTCACTTAGCCATAACACTCAAAACAGTAATACTAATCCTCCTCGAATTCGATTAGTGAAACATAGAGCTTTATCGTCGGAAAATCCTATCCCTACAAGATTGGGACAGCCACCTGATTCTACAGGTAATTTTACCTTAtggtaattttttattttttatgtacatgTAGAGATTTTGAATCCCCTTAATACAAGATTAGACGTTTTCACCAAATTATTACGCCACTtagcccaatatacaataatgttatacaacattataccttGGGAAAAGCATTacacataatgtatcaaccttgtataaaagtgtataaaggGTGTTTATATACAAACATGGGGTAAACcgggtaacaaactcaaaatatgggctacgtggcgtaaatattttctcccagtAGACACAACGTAATTTTGTCTTAATGAAAATCCTGAATCTGCTACTGTCTACAGGTACCAGCACTGTACGCGGACTTTCAATTGACGATAGTCCTCGAATGAATTCTTCAGGGAAGATTGTTTTTCACAACTTAGGAAGAAGTTCAAGTAGTCCAAGCAGTTTCAATGGTGGGCCAAGATATAAACATGGAGGAGGAGGGGTAGAAAGGTCATATTCGGCTAATGTTCGTGTTACTCCAGTTCTTAATGTTCCAGTATGCAGTTCTCTTAGAGGTTCTTCAAAATCTGGTGTATTTGGATTTCctctgttttcttcttcttcttcttcctcacaGCAGAAAAAAGATGGTGGTGGTAATTATAATGTTAtaaacaagagaaatcatagTAGCAGCAAGACGAGAACTGATCGAATCAAAGCATGAAGTATAAGCTACAATGGTAATCTAATTCCTCAGCTTTCAAGAACAGTTTTAAATTTAGAGCCCTTTTTTTGTTGGATTCTACGAGGCTTAGAAGATTTTATTATGTTTTTTCTTGGAAAGtgtctatcagaaacaacctccGCACACTCTATCTACCCTAAACCTCACTTATGGGATTACACTGCTTACGacgttgttgttattgtacaAGGCTTAGAAGATTTATGTAAATATGCAGGGAATTAACTCTTGTTTACATGGacaattttcttccttttttgtttaGCTAACTAACTTTGATAGTGAAAGCTAATGTTGTACGGAGTAGAATTTTTCAATTCTTACGTATATTGTATCGTTGAATTAAAGATCCTTTCTATGCTTTTGCTTTACCTGAAAACTATGGAATCTATTCTGTGATTCAGCTTTTAGAAAAGTTTCTTTTCTTAGTAGGGGTTTGGccataataaaatatttttcattttatttgaaatttataaagttgaagttgaagtgaaagCTAATCTAATCCTAACCTTTGAAGAACAATTTCAATCTCTAAAATTTAGAGcttcatttttttattctaCAAGGCTTAGAAGATTTATGTAACTATGCAGGGAGTTAATTAACTCTTGTTTACATGGatgattttcttcctttttttgtttaGCTAACTAGTGATGAGGGTGAGAGCTATTGATGTTAGATTTTTGTGTATTAAATCGTTGAATTAAAGTTGCTTTTTGTGTTTGCTTTACCCTGCAAGCTATGTAATCTATTACttcctccggataaaaaagagtgtccatttatcaaattaaaaaaaaattaaccatattttttcagatttgcctctattaaatattatatgatgaaatcctaatatttatttaattagagtcaatttagtcaaattatcttaTTTAGTTAGGGAATGTGTGATTCAGCTTGTAGAAAAGTTTTTAGATTCTTttcataatgatgatgttgGCTTGTGAGTTTTGTGTGATTCTGTTTGCAACTACTGGGAAAGCACGTGTTGCTTCTGCTTTTAGTACTGTAGCATTTCTGCGTAGAGTAGGTGGCCATGCATCAGTTTTGGCACCTTTCTTTGTCCGTTATAATCGGGTATCAGGGGTATATTTTGATTAATTCAAGAAATACTTGCTATCTATAAGTATCGGGTAATATTTTGTCCACAAAAATTTGGATAGCTGGataaatgagaagaaattaCGTAATATCTGCTGAAATTTAAACTTGAGATTTATAATCCTCAactcaattaattaattactagGTACATCCTTTTGATGCTACTCCAATACAATGCTATTACTCCATCCATTTTAATTTACCTAGCTTACTTTCCTTTATAGGCGCCTATTCGAAAATGTTACAGTCAGAGTCCTCTTTATAACGGCATCCGCATATAACAATATCTCTCTATAACAATCAAATTTTTTCAGAaacgattttttatgttatattttacttctttaaaacagcatttcacctataacaacaacaactaacttTGTAACAGTTCAtcctttgtaaaattaccccatataacaacaacttttttttttaatttggtaatatagtaattaaccatctttataaaaatagaatatctatgattaccaataataagtgtaaaGATTTTGACCAACTATTTGAtcctttaatacactatttatgacaaaaaaaaaagattttccttcattatacaaatgtgattaagcttagaatttggcaattaaaaataaaaaattagaatttatgCATcattttgcctataacaatgaaatgttatttaaatgtcaatattgttataggtgtataacagcaATTGTCTATAACGATTAAAAAATTTCGAACCCAAAAATACTAGATACTGTTataaagaggtttgactgtactgAGTCTCAACATttttatttgatctttgatGACACTTCCATATAAAAATGATATGGCATGCTTAATattacaatattcaaaatgGGCTAATGAAAGATGGTAAACGTATCGATGAGAGTCATAATTCTCATGAAACTTAAGGGAtcgtttggttgttggttaggaacaacaataaaaacataTCCAATATAATTTCATAAGTGTGGTCTGAAAAGAGTAGAGTGTGCTAAATTAGCATAGCTACTATTATAAAGATTGTCttggtttgacttgacacgaaatttaagaaataaaaaaagacttttgaaatgtgtggtctcAAACAAGTCTTTGATATttatgtggttgtaaatcatctcataaagttaaatagtttataaatataaaaatgtgtcaatctttttgggacaaactaataaggaaagtaagataatttttttgagacGAAGGGAATAGTTTTTTAGATAAAATTTAACACGCCAAGTACAGTGTTTAGTTATCATTTTGCAATCCATATAACTAAAACATGTAGTATAAATTAAGAGCCAACTAAAGCATTATTTTATGCACggacaaaatataaaataattaataggtgagtaaataatatataaataactaAATCCTACATAATTTATCGCTGTataactctaaccagcaacTAAACGACCCAATGTATGGACGAATGGAgtgctaattaattaattgaccGTGCATCATGAATTATTGGGTTTCTTTTAATGGTGGAAGATGGGAAACTGTGAAAGAAAGATTACGaatattgttgtggttggtatAAAGATTTTCTTGATCCGTAGTACCGAATAAAGTCCGGTTCATTACATCAGAGTTTCTTTATTTGCATGATTGATGTTTTATCATGTGGTGTCCGTTATATACGGTCCATTGTGATGAATGATCACTGTATATATGTCTTGGGACTTACTTGCAAGTGTGAAATAAATGGTGTTTTGGACCATTTATTTTTCCAACTGAGAAATAACTGCGTGTCGTTTGTGTTCAAACAACTAACTGCATGCCAATTCTGAGTGTAGGGACTCGTTTTATTAAAGAGCACTTTATTctca from the Lycium ferocissimum isolate CSIRO_LF1 chromosome 11, AGI_CSIRO_Lferr_CH_V1, whole genome shotgun sequence genome contains:
- the LOC132036570 gene encoding uncharacterized protein LOC132036570, which encodes MASACINNISMSPENFPDCSSTKYNSYSWLSPRISNDKATPSDKPEVLLDPEVALNEMADFEFRLEDPVNMLPADELFSDGKLMPLQLPAIRPAEVATSTSAGVRSPETPKLRMRNEISRTEFSPKAPRCSSRWRELLGLKKLPNDKLEAQKNCLAQLAERKALNHVIDGQKNSSTNNTHKSLKNFLNRSSKSSNYSSIDDSSINLPLLNKDYDNESISITSSRLSLSSSSSSGHEHDDLPRLSLDSDKPSSLSHNTQNSNTNPPRIRLVKHRALSSENPIPTRLGQPPDSTGTSTVRGLSIDDSPRMNSSGKIVFHNLGRSSSSPSSFNGGPRYKHGGGGVERSYSANVRVTPVLNVPVCSSLRGSSKSGVFGFPLFSSSSSSSQQKKDGGGNYNVINKRNHSSSKTRTDRIKA